Proteins encoded together in one Anguilla anguilla isolate fAngAng1 chromosome 9, fAngAng1.pri, whole genome shotgun sequence window:
- the LOC118235151 gene encoding membrane transport protein XK-like: MCAATENEILDHQQCQPSPQPQNGVDLVCDRSKILPPFSVVLATVLYFAEFISAAIICSMYNETDDRVWMGLTITFMLVPAVLIQLALTFIHRDLGRDRPLVLFLHLLLLGPLIRCIEALVIYFQAGRKEEPYVTISRKIKLKNGQGTPMEWEIGHSERKLAAHRNAFKRTAVIQAFLGSTPQLTLQLYATIQEKYLLNARVVLIAITLVSITYGAVVCSVLAIQIKYDDYKVRLRPVAYVCMALWRGLEIATRTTALVLFSTALTYWVVPVGLANLLFFFFLPWVEFWRRKASLPENVEKNMSKLGTTVVLCMVTFLYACINIFCWSAVQLNLAHRDLIEKQMSWGRLALYYSARFLENVFLVLMWYFFKTDFYEYVCSPLLAVQLLIGYSLAVLFMMLFYQYCHPCRRLFRHNVADCLRCVCCRRDARSLPSTPSDAAAAAETLPLPPDLTSQLGDYEAALFEEVEAVD, translated from the exons atgtgtgcgGCAACCGAAAACGAAATTTTAGACCACCAACAATGTCAGCCATCCCCGCAACCTCAAAACGGCGTTGACTTGGTTTGTGACAGGAGTAAAATTCTGCCCCCGTTCAGCGTTGTGTTAGCCACCGTTCTGTATTTTGCGGAGTTCATCAGTGCGGCGATCATTTGTAGCATGTACAATGAGACAGACGACCGCGTCTGGATGGGACTTACTATCACTTTTATGTTAGTGCCAGCTGTGCTGATACAGCTGGCCCTGACTTTCATCCACCGAGATTTGGGAAGAGACCGGCCTCTCgttctttttttacatctcCTACTTTTGGGACCGCTTATCAG GTGTATCGAGGCCTTGGTGATATACTTCCAGGCTGGTCGGAAGGAGGAGCCGTACGTCACCATCTCCCGGAAGATCAAGCTCAAGAATGGCCAGGGAACGCCCATGGAGTGGGAGATCGGCCACTCGGAGCGCAAGCTGGCCGCCCACCGCAACGCCTTCAAACGCACCGCCGTCATCCAGGCCTTCCTGGGCTCCACCCCTCAGCTCACCCTGCAGCTCTACGCCACAATCCAGGAGAAATACTTGCTAAATGCCAGAG TGGTCCTTATCGCCATCACGCTCGTCTCCATCACCTACGGGGCCGTGGTGTGCAGCGTGCTCGCCATCCAGATCAAGTACGACGACTACAAGGTGCGGCTGCGCCCTGTGGCCTACGTGTGCATGGCGCTGTGGCGGGGGCTGGAGATCGCCACTCGAACCACAGCCCTGGTGCTCTTCAGCACGGCGCTCACCTACTGGGTGGTGCCCGTGGGGCTGGCCAAcctgctcttcttcttcttcctgccctGGGTGGAGTTCTGGCGGAGGAAGGCCTCGCTGCCCGAGAACGTGGAGAAGAACATGAGCAAGCTGGGCACCACGGTGGTGCTGTGCATGGTCACCTTCCTCTACGCCTGCATCAACATCTTCTGCTGGTCGGCGGTGCAGCTGAACCTGGCCCACCGCGACCTCATCGAGAAGCAGATGAGCTGGGGCCGCCTGGCCCTGTACTACTCGGCCCGCTTCCTGGAGAACGTCTTCCTGGTGCTCATGTGGTACTTCTTCAAGACGGACTTCTACGAGTACGTGTGCAGCCCCCTGCTGGCCGTGCAGCTGCTGATAGGCTACAGCCTGGCCGTCCTCTTCATGATGCTGTTCTACCAGTACTGCCACCCCTGCCGGCGCCTCTTCAGGCACAACGTGGCCGACTGCCTgcgctgtgtgtgctgcaggagggaTGCCCGCagcctcccctccacccccagcgacgccgccgccgccgccgagacGCTCCCGCTCCCCCCCGACCTCACCAGCCAGCTGGGCGACTACGAGGCGGCGCTTTTCGAGGAGGTCGAGGCCGTGGACTGA